The following proteins come from a genomic window of Halomarina ordinaria:
- a CDS encoding ubiquinol-cytochrome c reductase iron-sulfur subunit gives MADNDKYPTESGRRRFVKGVVGAGVLAGVGSGAAAAIGTATDPTGAGGGITEFVGIENTEGPAPRGMPVIPIQIADNGDIGGVWPEVQTVEEQGQEIQIAETQLGGQTYSSEWFQYCGIQTYAGIQPDADQENTFFSAADSPYDWQNEELSEGDPLNVSQFEDYEGFETGVGTPGGKPAMANWRSQDVEGSQTIPVQVIRSQEVIEMRQQGGPLGEFIQAATTEDGFMAWLDKCTHFCCVPAFKAYSDSTRFGAANDVYCQCHQSVYDPYSWIASSFVALPRPEGDGGE, from the coding sequence ATGGCAGACAACGACAAATATCCGACCGAGAGTGGCCGACGGCGCTTCGTGAAGGGCGTCGTCGGGGCAGGTGTGCTCGCCGGCGTCGGCAGCGGGGCGGCCGCGGCCATCGGGACGGCCACGGACCCCACCGGTGCGGGCGGTGGTATCACCGAGTTCGTCGGCATCGAGAACACGGAAGGTCCCGCCCCGCGTGGGATGCCCGTCATCCCCATACAGATCGCCGACAACGGCGACATCGGGGGCGTCTGGCCGGAAGTCCAGACCGTCGAGGAGCAGGGCCAGGAGATACAGATCGCCGAGACGCAACTCGGCGGGCAGACGTACTCCTCGGAGTGGTTCCAGTACTGCGGCATCCAGACGTACGCGGGCATCCAGCCCGACGCCGACCAGGAGAACACGTTCTTCTCCGCCGCCGACTCCCCGTACGACTGGCAGAACGAGGAACTCTCCGAGGGCGACCCGCTGAACGTCTCGCAGTTCGAGGACTACGAGGGCTTCGAGACGGGCGTCGGCACCCCCGGCGGCAAGCCGGCGATGGCCAACTGGCGCTCCCAGGACGTCGAGGGCTCGCAAACCATCCCCGTGCAGGTCATCCGAAGTCAGGAGGTCATCGAGATGCGCCAGCAGGGCGGTCCGCTCGGCGAGTTCATCCAGGCGGCGACCACCGAAGACGGCTTCATGGCCTGGCTCGACAAGTGTACGCACTTCTGCTGCGTGCCGGCGTTCAAGGCCTACAGCGACAGTACACGCTTCGGCGCCGCGAACGACGTCTACTGCCAGTGTCACCAGTCCGTCTACGACCCCTACAGCTGGATCGCGTCCTCGTTCGTCGCGCTCCCGCGCCCCGAGGGGGACGGAGGAGAATGA